In the genome of Sphaeramia orbicularis unplaced genomic scaffold, fSphaOr1.1, whole genome shotgun sequence, one region contains:
- the LOC115416429 gene encoding uncharacterized protein LOC115416429 — translation MTTNICQTTIMTPRKRPLVPVSSRRKAADDYFPFNFLPVECQLHVLSFLNEVDKCSCALVCVSWSCLVRSWKLWRVADYSRRGVFHLGQEGLLVSNREFERWKSWVHHYTHHLISRRASLLTLKASFDLGDRCNKWSELLSHLLDHVHCRDLSHLDLNWTFTLLEPLDLRVHSSSSSHQDSITKMDQVTSFQELLSKLTHTCPRISKMRLHFDWSDVSVSLLTQFRQLRVLELKYFWVFKGVTPSTLQTLTQSLPQLKSLTLHILVPLRNLGISYTLESLSLEFLDVSPSRGLVFSRLKLPLLRELRAKKIVRGITLDRRTRLRIQSRWPCLYHVLREGTPKLQALNNERLLPTWREESYGELSAILEQSCYCVQHLDSWLW, via the exons ATGACTACAAATATTTGCCAGACCACGATCATGACGCCACGAAAAAGACCCCTGGTCCCCGTGAGCAGCCGTCGGAAAGCGGCAGACGACTACTTCCCGTTCAACTTCCTGCCGGTGGAGTGCCAGCTGCACGTCCTGTCCTTCCTGAATGAGGTGGACAAGTGCAGCTGCGCCCTGGTCTGTGTGAGCTGGAGCTGCCTGGTCCGCTCGTGGAAGCTGTGGCGAGTGGCCGACTATTCTCGCCGCGGCGTCTTTCACCTGGGTCAGGAAGGGCTGCTGGTTTCAAACCGGGAATTCGAACGCTGGAAGTCCTGGGTCCACCATTACACCCACCACCTCATTTCCCGGCGGGCCAGCCTGCTGACGCTGAAGGCCAGCTTCGACCTGGGGGACCGCTGCAACAAGTGGAGCGAGCTGCTCAGTCACCTGCTGGACCACGTCCACTGCAGGGACCTGAGCCACCTGGACCTCAACTGGACCTTTACCCTTTTGGAGCCACTGGACCTGAGGGTccactccagctccagctcccaTCAGGACAGCATTACCAAGATGGACCAG GTGACCAGTTTTCAGGAGCTTCTGTCCAAACTCACCCACACCTGTCCACGCATCTCCAAAATGCGCCTCCACTTCGACTGGTCGGACGTGTCAGTGTCGCTGCTCACCCAGTTTCGGCAGCTGCGAGTGCTGGAGCTCAAGTACTTCTGGGTGTTTAAGGGCGTGACCCCGTCCACGCTGCAGACCCTCACCCAGTCGCTGCCTCAGCTCAAGTCTCTGACGCTGCACATCCTGGTTCCGCTGCGGAACCTGGGCATCTCCTACACCCTGGAGTCCCTGTCTCTGGAGTTCCTGGACGTGTCTCCGAGCCGCGGCCTGGTCTTCTCCCGCCTTAAACTGCCTCTGCTGCGCGAGCTCCGGGCCAAGAAGATCGTCCGCGGCATCACGCTGGACCGCCGGACCCGCCTGCGGATCCAGAGCCGCTGGCCGTGCCTGTACCACGTCCTCCGGGAGGGGACGCCCAAGCTGCAGGCCCTCAACAATGAGAGGCTCCTCCCCACCTGGAGGGAGGAGAGCTACGGGGAACTGTCGGCCATCTTGGAACAGTCCTGTTACTGCGTCCAACACCTGGACAGCTGGCTGTGGTAG